The following are encoded together in the Lathyrus oleraceus cultivar Zhongwan6 chromosome 3, CAAS_Psat_ZW6_1.0, whole genome shotgun sequence genome:
- the LOC127131712 gene encoding uncharacterized protein LOC127131712 — protein MVHPNRFPKVVVSNDTKPDVVKDDVKSVVIEIDVGQHFRNEQVFSAHEHMLEWVCMEAKKLGFDIVIKRSDNGSNRRKPFVTMRCKRSGMYIPPIRKLKRDDT, from the coding sequence ATGGTGCACCCGAATAGGTTTCCCAAAGTTGTTGTAAGTAATGATACAAAACCAGATGTAGTGAAGGATGATGTTAAATCAGTTGTTATCGAGATAGATGTTGGTCAACATTTTAGAAATGAACAAGTATTTAGTGCTCATGAACATATGCTTGAATGGGTCTGCATGGAGGCCAAGAAATTGGGGTTTGACATTGTAATCAAAAGGTCTGACAATGGTTCAAATAGAAGGAAACCATTTGTAACCATGAGATGCAAGAGAAGTGGCATGTATATTCCACCAATTCGTAAGTTGAAACGTGATGACACCTAA
- the LOC127128241 gene encoding B2 protein, translating into MDNMHSFWQLGDELRGHSKASEDHKWLMVASKLAEQRSKAERFNNLDLSKGPMETRPRDKFGFQEENKFDTLNLSMLNLESKFTENMNKNSLRNGVYNMNAVYQKSNANFVGNMNSNKYSGNVQLNKDPHSNNNNNNNENNTNATDKRFKTLPAAETLPRNEVLGGYIFVCNNDTMQEDLKRQLFGLPPRYRDSVRAITPGLPLFLYNYTTHQLHGIFEATCFGGSNIDPTAWEDKKCKGESRFPAQVRIRVRKICKALEEDSFRPVLHHYDGPKFRLELSVPETLDLMDLCEQAGSAA; encoded by the exons ATGGACAACATGCACAGCTTCTGGCAGTTAGGGGACGAGCTTCGTGGACACTCAAAAGCATCTGAGGATCACAAGTGGTTAATGGTTGCTTCTAAGTTAGCTGAGCAGAGATCAAAGGCGGAGCGCTTTAACAACCTTGATCTTTCGAAGGGTCCCATGGAAACAAGGCCAAGGGATAAGTTTGGGTTTCAGGAGGAGAACAAATTTGACACTCTTAACTTGAGCATGTTAAACCTAGAATCTAAATTTACTGAAAATATGAACAAAAACTCGCTTCGGAATGGTGTTTACAATATGAATGCGGTTTACCAGAAAAGCAATGCAAACTTTGTGGGTAACATGAACAGTAACAAGTATAGCGGTAATGTTCAGCTCAACAAAGACCCGCacagcaacaacaataacaacaacaatgaAAACAACACAAATGCTACTGACAAAAGGTTCAAGACTTTGCCTGCAGCAGAGACACTCCCACGCAATGAGGTGCTTGGAGGTTATATCTTTGTTTGTAACAATGATACAATGCAGGAAGACTTAAAACGTCAGCTATTTG GTCTGCCTCCAAGGTATCGAGATTCGGTCAGGGCAATAACACCGGGGTTACCTCTATTTCTATATAACTATACTACCCATCAGCTGCATGGCATTTTTGAG GCAACATGTTTTGGGGGTTCTAACATAGATCCAACTGCATGGGAGGATAAAAAATGCAAAGGCGAGTCAAGGTTCCCAGCTCAG GTAAGAATTCGTGTCAGAAAAATTTGCAAGGCACTGGAAGAAGATTCATTCAGGCCAGTTTTGCATCATTATGATGGTCCAAAGTTTCGCCTTGAGCTGTCAGTTCCAGAG ACCCTGGACCTAATGGATCTATGTGAACAAGCTGGTTCTGCAGCCTAA